A region from the Aquimarina sp. ERC-38 genome encodes:
- the gldM gene encoding gliding motility protein GldM has protein sequence MAGGKLSPRQKMINLMYLVFIAMMALNMSKEVLAAFGLMNEKLSESNATTTERNTAFMAGLTEKVSEQPAKYKPLKEKADQVSAETKELNTYIENLKGTILKDVEDPTDYQVMDKNVVLDELFFASGNITPAGKEFMSKIDKYRTGVTGVISDQYPKIAENIEKEFSTEKITNREGQKVDWLKYNFEGFPMIASVTKLTQIQNDIKSTESKVLSAMLSGQLQSEVSLSNFQAIVVPDKTAFFSGEPFKGRIILGKRDKTLKAFKVVVNGKELDAESMQEGQTLLDFPAGNVGEREIKGEFQFKEGDSIVTIPIESSYAVIPKPNSAVISADKMNVVYRGVKNPMTISIPGVPTINASAPGLRKSGGAGRYVMDVTTVRSREVDIKVSGKLPNGTSITSSKKFRIKDIPRPVGTVRGEEGSIKMSKSGLDKASIGAILPDFDFDIKLKVTGFKFKVEGQPTISVNGGRLSSKAKSALRKAKRGSSVQVIDIKAQLASNSGYKLKKISPVIIELSN, from the coding sequence ATGGCAGGAGGAAAATTGTCACCAAGGCAGAAGATGATTAATCTGATGTACTTGGTATTTATTGCAATGATGGCATTAAATATGTCAAAAGAGGTGTTGGCTGCCTTCGGATTAATGAACGAAAAGTTATCCGAATCTAACGCAACAACAACCGAGAGAAACACTGCTTTTATGGCAGGTTTAACCGAAAAAGTTTCAGAACAGCCAGCAAAGTATAAGCCTTTAAAAGAGAAGGCGGATCAGGTGAGTGCTGAGACAAAAGAGTTAAATACTTATATTGAAAACTTAAAAGGTACTATCTTAAAAGACGTGGAAGATCCTACGGACTACCAGGTAATGGATAAGAATGTAGTACTGGATGAATTATTTTTTGCAAGTGGAAATATTACTCCGGCTGGTAAAGAATTCATGAGTAAAATAGATAAGTATAGAACTGGTGTAACCGGAGTGATTAGTGATCAATATCCTAAAATTGCTGAAAACATTGAAAAGGAATTTTCAACAGAAAAGATTACAAATCGTGAAGGTCAGAAAGTAGACTGGTTAAAGTATAATTTTGAAGGATTTCCAATGATTGCTTCCGTTACGAAGTTGACTCAAATTCAGAATGATATTAAAAGTACAGAAAGTAAAGTGCTTTCCGCAATGCTTTCCGGTCAGTTACAATCTGAAGTTTCTTTATCAAATTTTCAGGCTATTGTAGTTCCAGACAAGACAGCTTTCTTTAGTGGTGAACCTTTTAAAGGTCGTATCATCTTAGGTAAAAGAGATAAAACATTAAAAGCTTTTAAAGTAGTTGTAAACGGTAAAGAACTGGATGCCGAGTCTATGCAGGAAGGTCAAACATTGTTGGACTTCCCGGCTGGAAATGTAGGTGAAAGAGAAATTAAAGGTGAATTTCAATTTAAAGAAGGTGATTCTATTGTCACCATTCCTATTGAAAGTTCATATGCGGTCATCCCTAAACCAAATTCGGCAGTAATTTCTGCGGATAAAATGAATGTGGTATATAGAGGGGTTAAAAATCCGATGACCATTTCAATTCCAGGTGTTCCTACTATTAATGCTTCTGCTCCGGGTTTACGTAAAAGCGGTGGTGCCGGACGGTATGTAATGGATGTTACTACGGTTAGGTCAAGAGAAGTGGATATTAAAGTTTCCGGTAAATTACCTAACGGAACTTCTATTACCAGTAGTAAGAAATTTAGAATTAAAGATATCCCACGACCTGTTGGAACTGTAAGAGGTGAAGAAGGAAGTATTAAGATGTCTAAGAGTGGTTTGGATAAAGCTTCTATTGGTGCTATTTTACCGGACTTTGACTTTGATATTAAGTTAAAAGTTACCGGATTTAAATTTAAAGTTGAAGGTCAACCTACAATAAGTGTGAATGGTGGACGTTTAAGTTCAAAAGCGAAATCTGCTTTAAGAAAAGCTAAAAGAGGTTCTTCTGTGCAGGTAATAGATATTAAAGCTCAGTTAGCTAGTAATTCCGGATATAAATTGAAAAAGATTTCACCGGTAATTATTGAATTATCTAACTAG
- the gldL gene encoding gliding motility protein GldL — MANSKSSKKLMNMVYGLGAAVVILGALFKIMHWPFGNQMLIAGLVTEALVFTVSAFEPVDDELDWSLVYPELAGGASNKKDKKVDATPEGLLSKKLDDMLKDARLDSNLMSSLGESIRNFEGAAKSISPTVDAIAGQKKYSEEMSKAATQLESLNSLYKVQLESSTEQAEANAAIAANATKLKEQMESLASNLSSLNGVYGGMLTAMNRN; from the coding sequence ATGGCAAATTCAAAATCAAGCAAAAAGTTAATGAACATGGTCTACGGTCTAGGTGCGGCTGTAGTAATTTTAGGTGCATTATTTAAAATTATGCATTGGCCTTTTGGTAATCAAATGTTAATTGCAGGTCTGGTAACAGAAGCATTGGTATTTACAGTATCTGCTTTTGAACCTGTAGATGACGAACTTGACTGGTCTTTAGTATACCCTGAATTAGCAGGTGGTGCTAGTAATAAAAAAGACAAGAAAGTAGATGCAACTCCAGAAGGTTTGTTATCTAAGAAGTTAGATGATATGCTTAAAGATGCAAGACTGGACTCTAACCTAATGAGTAGCCTTGGAGAAAGTATTCGTAATTTTGAAGGTGCGGCTAAAAGTATTTCCCCTACGGTAGATGCGATTGCCGGACAGAAAAAGTATAGCGAAGAAATGTCTAAAGCTGCAACGCAATTAGAATCTTTAAATAGCTTGTACAAAGTTCAGTTAGAATCTTCTACGGAGCAAGCTGAAGCAAATGCTGCAATTGCTGCAAATGCTACAAAGCTTAAAGAACAAATGGAAAGCTTGGCAAGTAATCTTTCTTCCCTTAATGGTGTATATGGTGGTATGTTAACGGCAATGAACAGAAATTAA